GCGCAAGCGGCTCGATCTCGTCTCGACGTTCGCGCAACGGGGGAATCGACAGCGCGATCCCATTGAGCCGAAAATAAAGATCTTGACGAAACGTCCCGCGCTGCACTTCGGTCGCGAGATCACGATTCGTCGCCGAGATGAATCGCACGTCGATGGGTCGTGGCGACAGGCCTCCCACGCGCATCACTTGTCGCTCTTCGATCACGCGCAACAGCTTCACTTGAATGCCCAGCGGCAACTCGCCGATCTCGTCGAGGAACACCGTGCCTTTTTCCGCCGTCTCGAACAGACCCGGCTTCGATCGAATCGCGCTCGTGAACGATCCTTTTTCATGCCCGAACAGCTCGCTCTCCAGCAGCGACTCCGACAGCGCACCGCAGTTCAGACGCAAAAACGGTTTCCCCGCGCGCGGTGATTTACGATGGATCGTTTCGGCGAGGACCTCTTTGCCCACGCCGGTTTCGCCCAGCAAGAGCACGCTGATCGAACCTTCCGCGACGCGGTCGATCACGGCGTAGAGCCGCTTCATCGCTTCATCGCGCACGATGTACGAGCTGCTCGATGCTCGGCCCGTCGCTGCGGGTGCTTCGTTCACGCGCCGCACGACGATCGTGGCCGAGCCGAGCGAGATCGCGTCACCGATCGCGAACTCGGCCGGTGCGGCGATCTCGAAGGCGGGATCCACGAGGCGCACCGTCCCCGATGCATTGTTATCGCGCCTGAGCTTGGTGCCGTTTGCGCTGCCCAGGTCTTCGATGCGCAGGGTTGGTCCGGGACCGATGTGGATGACGGCATGACGCCGCGACACGGAGCTGTCGTCGATGCGGATGTCGTTGCCTTCGGCTCGACCGAGCGACACACGTCCGCTGTCCGGCAGGAGGTGCCGCGTGGTGCCACCGGCCGCCAAATACCGCAAGCTCGAGGTGCACCGTCACATCTGCCTCCTCCGACGATCATTGCGAACCGAGCGAATTTCCTAGCGTACGGTGAGATTGTCCTGGAACGCAAGAGCACGCCTTAGGGGTCGGAAACGCGCGCAATGGCCTGCGAACATATCACAAAATTATCGCCGATAGGGGAGCCATGGTCCCGGCGCACCAACCAGGTCGGACAAAACCTGTCCGGCCTGCACTTGACGGCTTTTTCCAAGCAGCGCATACCTGCGTGGGTTGTCTGACAAGTACATTACCAAAGGGGACGGGCATATGGCGTCATCGATACTCGCCAATCGGTTTTTCGCATCCATCATGCAGCGCATTTCGCACGTATGGATCCCATTTTGCCTTTTTCTTGCGTGTGTTGTTGCCCAAGCGGGGTGCTCGTGCGACGCGCCGGGTCGACCCGCAAATACTCCGATTCATGCTTGCATCCCCCAGCATCCATTGCTCCCGGTAGCCCGGCCGATCGCATCGAAGACGATCGTCCCCGGGGCGACGTCGGTATCATTCGGAGTGAGCGATGCTGGTGACGCAACGTTATCCATGCCGCTCGTTTCCGTGCCTGGGCGAACCGGCGTCGAGCCAAATTTGCAGTTATCTTATAGCAGTGCTGGTGGTGACGGCGTGCTCGGAATTGGCTTTTCGTTGTCGGGCACCAGTGCCATTACGCGCTGTCCGAAGACGATGGCCATCGACGGCGAACTTCGCACGGTGCAATATGAAGCAGATGATGCGCTGTGCATGGATGGCAAGCGGCTCGTCGTCGTTTCGCAAAGTGCAAACGCCACTGAATACCGCACGTGGCCTGATACGCACGTGAAAATCATTGGCCATCAAACGGAGGATGGCTCGCGTTATTTCGAGGCGTTTTTGCCATCGGGGCATGTCGTCGAGTATGGCAAAACCAAAGGAAGCCGGCCGCGTGCGCTCGGGGGCGCCGTGCGTGCGTGGCTCGCGAATGAAATGCGCGATGCTCGGGGCAATGCAATGACGTACGGGTATTGCTTTGCCGAAGCGGAAGGATTCACGGCCCAGTATGCGCTCGACGAGATAAGGTATACGGCGTTCGACGGCATGGAGCCGACGCGTGCGGTTGCG
Above is a window of Polyangiaceae bacterium DNA encoding:
- a CDS encoding sigma 54-interacting transcriptional regulator, giving the protein MAAGGTTRHLLPDSGRVSLGRAEGNDIRIDDSSVSRRHAVIHIGPGPTLRIEDLGSANGTKLRRDNNASGTVRLVDPAFEIAAPAEFAIGDAISLGSATIVVRRVNEAPAATGRASSSSYIVRDEAMKRLYAVIDRVAEGSISVLLLGETGVGKEVLAETIHRKSPRAGKPFLRLNCGALSESLLESELFGHEKGSFTSAIRSKPGLFETAEKGTVFLDEIGELPLGIQVKLLRVIEERQVMRVGGLSPRPIDVRFISATNRDLATEVQRGTFRQDLYFRLNGIALSIPPLRERRDEIEPLARAFAVSAAASIGRSPPVITAQAMLALLHHDWPGNVRELRNAIERAVVLSDGVIRPEDFVLDTHGDAARQPAAFGTVPAMPAVTYRPVDVVEETSPPPVRDNVQTQPVGNLREELGSLERQRMIDALEKCAGNQTAAAALLGIPRRTFVSKLSAYNIPRPRKKG